The genomic region AGGACCCCGACGCGCTCTTTGGAGAGTACGTGCGTTTTGTGGACGAGCCCCTGGAGAACCCCAGTGAGACCTCCCTGCATATGCGTTTTCTGCGTTCCCCGGCGCGGGTGGAGGTTGATGAAGAGGGCCGCGTCACCGGCCTGACCTGCGAGAAGACGCGCCTGAAAGCGCCGGGCGCCGACGGTCGGGTGGGCGTGGAGCGCACCGGGGAGTTTGAGACGCTGGCCTGCGATACCATCGTCTTTGCCATCGGCGATGCGATTGAGCCTTCGCTGGGACTGCCCCTCTCGCCGGCGTGGTCCGGTGAGTTTGCGACCGTTCAGGAGCCCTGGGAGGCGCACCCCGACCGGCCGCGCTACATGGTCTACGACCCGGTCGAAGCGACGCCGATCTGGGACACCTTCGTGGTGGGCTGGGCGCGCAAAGCTTCCGACGGGCTTGTGGGCAAAGCCCGGGCCGATGCGGTGCAGGGATGCGATGAGATCCTGGCCTACCTCGATGGTGAGTTTCGGGTGCGACCGGCCGGCACGCGTGGTTATGAGGACGTTCGCCAGGGGCTTTTTGATCTTCTGGAGAAGCGAGAGGTTCGCGTCGTCGATTATGAGGGCGTGAAACACCTCGACAGGCTCGCTGCAAAAGAGGCGGAGGCGCGGGGGCTTGTCGAGTACAAGTTCGCCACGCGGGCCGAGATGTTTGAAAAACTCAATGAGGAGCGCTGATGAAGATCGGAGTGCAGAGGTTGGGACTGGGGTTG from Lujinxingia vulgaris harbors:
- a CDS encoding FAD-dependent oxidoreductase; translated protein: MTTKSTHTVAMIGAGPASIYAAEVLAKAGHQVVMLNRDIKPGGLAEFGIYPTKYKMKRGLRRYFDRVLSHENIYYAGNVSVGEEADISLDELRELGFDALVVAVGAQGTKWLGLTGEDAEACFHAKDLVYHYNGLPPFSEREFPVGDDVVVVGMGNVCLDIVHWMVCERKVRSVTAVARRGPAERAFTDKEFKLVSQALDQDALRAEFDRIAPVLTEVGQDPDALFGEYVRFVDEPLENPSETSLHMRFLRSPARVEVDEEGRVTGLTCEKTRLKAPGADGRVGVERTGEFETLACDTIVFAIGDAIEPSLGLPLSPAWSGEFATVQEPWEAHPDRPRYMVYDPVEATPIWDTFVVGWARKASDGLVGKARADAVQGCDEILAYLDGEFRVRPAGTRGYEDVRQGLFDLLEKREVRVVDYEGVKHLDRLAAKEAEARGLVEYKFATRAEMFEKLNEER